The Saccharomyces mikatae IFO 1815 strain IFO1815 genome assembly, chromosome: 15 DNA window gtgtgttttatatacctctcttatatagattaagaaggaacgactattcttaattattacaacttactaaactactaattatcaacagatatagtcatctaaactagttgaagctgaaacgcaaggattgataatgtaataggatcaatgaataagaacatataaaacgatgataataatgtttatagaattgtgtagaattgtagattcccttttatggattcctaaatccctgaggagaacttctagtatatctacatacttaatattattgccttatataaaatggaatcccaacaattacatcaaactccactattatctcatactagaagttctcctcgaggatataggaatccaataaatggaactcgtaattctacataattctgtatatgcttttattgtcattttatatttgtcagtcattatcctattacattatcaatccttgcatttcagcttccacttatttcgatgaccgcttctcataacttatgtcatcttataacaccgtatatgataatgtactagtagtatgactactagttgatagacgatagttgattttcattccaacagttttatatgttgttattcatttattctattacattatcaatccttgcgtttcagcttccactaatttagatgactatttctcatcatttgcgtcatcttctaacaccgtatatgataatatactagtaacgtaaatactagttagtagatgatagttgacttatattacaacatcAAGGAACCTCAATCGAACGATTGACGTGGCATTTATATACGTGAAAATATGTGTTGTTACATTGGACATATAGTAAATTTACAatcctttattttttttggtctttTCAATATGCCCAATAGGCATGTGTTTTATGTACCTCTCTTATGTAGTATAAGAATATCCGCTATTATTCTTGATAAATAATGCAGCCTACCCACCAATTATTAACAAATATCAGGGTGTCTCATAAAcattttgatttgaaaactatatgaattttgagatagCCATTGTATTCtcttgttttatatgttgtcattcattatccttTCACTTAATCCATCCTTATGTTTCAGCTTTAACCAACATTTGATAACTGTTCCTCAACatttatgtcatcttcaaaCATCATATGTAATAATACCCTGGTAATGTGGGCACTAGTGGAAATATGATGGTTGATTCTTATTTCAACATATAGTATGACATACTCCATATTCCTATTTTGAAACCTATAAAATCCCAAAAAAGAACGATGATACGAAAGAAAGAGTTTCACTGGTTCAAGTACGAATTGTATTGAAAGGATAATATGTAATATTAAACCAATCACTGCACGtcatatatacatatatatatcaagaCACTCTATTGATAGAGGAAAACACAAGTAATGAAATGTACGCACGTCACCGTTGTTGCTATATCTTGTAGCAAAAGGACATCATCTCCATGCCGAAGGGAAGTAAGAATAtgagaagaaaatcatCCTCGGTTTCTTTGCTTATATCAATCACCCtatttttccctttttattattggcCATTTTGTTCATTACCTAATTCCCAAATTAGTTCCCTCGGTACCAAATCCGAGATGTCATCATTTTGTTGTTCCTCAGTACTGCTGTTATTGCTGCTCGTTCTTGCTACACGTTTAGCCATTATTTGTTTCCTTATGTTTTCATTCCTTTCATACAACCAGTTTAAATAACTTAGACTTTTTAAGTATATAATTAGTTCTGATCGACTTTCTTGAGGTTGTAGATCTGGTACTACGGTCACTAGTTCGTCAAAAATTGCCCTTTCTAActctcttctctttttttctgacGACACATGATTTATACGTATTTGACCATCAGTCAATTTGTTAATTTTCTTGGTCCTgcgctttctttttctcacATTGGCCAATTCCTCCTTCAGTTCCTTAATCTCAGAAGCATCTGGCTGTATTGATTGTGTTTCCTTGATATCGTTTGTCATCATTAGttgtcttcttcaaaacagGCCATCTTATTGACTCTACTGCATCAAACTTATCTCTGATGGCTTTAAAGTTTCATAACCGCAATCGCGTCTCGGCTTTTACACTAGagagaaacaaaaacatgtGAATATCATGTATATGAATCGCAATACGTTCGTACAGATCaagccaaagaaaaaagaaagtaaatCTATTGCTGACAAACGCATTGCTCCACAAATAATGCAATACAGTTCGAGGTTCCTTGAATTGAATGTCCCGGATTCGTTTTTGAATATCAATAAGATTCCTGATGCAACTAAATTTATTACAGTcatgtatatatgtttaACAACGACCCTATTCTGCATAAGGAGATCCTTGTATAACAAGTTGATTCTTGAAGACCCCGATGTGGAGTACAACTTGGTCACTTCGCCTATTTTGCAAATGGTACCTTTGCAAATTTGGAAATACCCTACCTCATTAGTTTTATCCAATTTCATCGACACCAAAGCTTGGAAAGTGATAGTGAACTTATTAAATTTAATCATTGGTGGTTCCTTTATTGAACGAAATTGGAACTCTTCTAGAGAGATGTTCAAATTTATCATAGTTTTAGGTTCTTTAACAAATCTATTGATCATCTTATTGACCTTGATattatctcttttttccGATAAAGTGAGATTGGATATTCCTTTGGATGGGAACTATACAATTTTGATCGGTTTCCCTATCATTTATAGACAATTATTACCTGAAACAACTATAATAAATTTGAAGACGCCTCGATTTTTGGCCAAAAACTTTCGGTTCAAACTACTACCTATTTTTGTTATGTTTACAATGACAATAACTCAGATAATATGGTTCCATCATTTTGCTCAATTATTCTCCATCTGGATTACCTTTTTTGCCAGCTGGTCatatttgagatttttCCAGAGGCTCACTCCATTGAATTGCCCATCTTTGCCAACGACCAACTCTCGAGGTGTTCAGGAAACGCTGATTGGCGATGCGTCTGATACCTTTCAATTGATTTATTTCTTCCCTGATCTGATTAAGCCGATTTTAAGACCCATTTTCGATTTCATTTATGATTTAGTTGTGgtaaaattcaaaatcatcaaacCATTTCATGATATAGATATCGATATAGGAAATTCTATTGCAGAAAGTAGAGGTGCTAAGAAAATTACGACTGTAGAACAAAGGAGAAGACAATTGGCTTTAGAGGTCTTGGAAGAGCGTATGGTGAATCCCTGATGTGTGGATTTTTTATAACTTAAAATGGCCTATACCATTATGGACCCCTCTTCCAGATAAGAGGATACTGATGGCAGTGTATTAATTGTTTTCCGTATTGATCATGAAAGGGGGTAGTtttgttctcttcttcatcttttgtGGTTTTACACGTTTCATACAGTTGGAATAACCTTTCATAACCTTAAACTGTATAAATGCGTACTTGTCTATTTAATAATGATTGTTAGGATTTCGTTTCTTTCAAAGGTAGTAATACTAAGTGAGAAattggtgaattttgagatgattgttgggattccattgttgataaaggcaataatattaggtatgtagacATAgtagaagttctcctcgaggatataggaatcccataaatggaactcgtagTTCTACATACCAAATAATgttgcctttatcaacaatggaatcccaacaacTACACCAGAGTCCACTCTTATCTCAGTATATGATGATGTgctagtagtatgactactagttgattGACGATAGtgaattttcattccaacaaacaCAACCAATCAgaatgtgttttatatacctttCTTATCTAATTTAAGAAAGAgcgacttattcttaactattacaacttactaaaccaCCAATTATTAACAGCtcttatttcttctctctTAATATACCTTGTTGTGCCTGTTCCAATATTAATCTTTAAATTTCTGCTTTTGCTCAATGCTACGACTGTTTATCATCATGTATGTTATCTTCTTACACAATATATAATTGATTAGTTGATTTTGTAACCGCTGTTATTTCATAGATTCAGCTTCTATGGCCAAGTTGGTAAGGCGCCACACTAGTAATGTGGAGATCATCGGTTCAACTCCGATTggaagcattttttttattgaaagtAATATAAAGTCTATTTATGTTTTGTTACTCTCAAGAGATcatttttagttttatcAACTGAATACAAGACATTGAATCGAATGAAAGGACTAATTGttattttctgtttttcctAAAAGCTAAATTTTAAAGAGTGGTATATTATTTAGAGACTAACGTATCAAACGTGATATTATAAATATCACGGCTTGAAAAGGGCTCTGTCCAGCAGAACCCATACTTTTAATATCGAAGAACTATATAATACTTTCACGCTCGATTATTGGATACGGTACTAGATATTTCAGGATTATCAGGATTTACCACTTGCAATGGTCCGCTCATCATCATGTCAGGTAGAGAATTGGCACTGAACCTTTCATTTACGCTATTCAATGAGTTTGCCTCTTCAAATACTGTCGATGGAAGATTTTGTTTCTGAACCGTAGCATCTTGTAAACCAGCCAAGTTATTTATAATGCTTCCACTAGCGTTTGAACTAGGACTGCTATAATTTGCACCATTACTCATCGGTAAACCATACATATTACTCGTACCGATAGAACCCGCTGTATTACCCCTAGAATGTCTCATCCAATTCGTCGTAGCTGAGGAGGGGGGAGGCCTTATTGGGTTTGCATCCTCGTCACCAAAGGAATAGGGCTGATAATGCTTTGTTTCCTCTAAGTCTAATATGTCCTCAGATTTACGTCTCCTCCATATtagaaaaagtaaaaccAAAATGATAAAAGTGACACCAAACACAACACCAATAACGATACCGGCAATCGCTCCTCCACTTAGACGCCGTTTGGAATTTGAACTAGATTTATTATCCAAAGAAGCTGCCGTAGCTACTGCGgaagttttttcaactaCTGATGTCTTTGTTACAAATATTGTTTCCTGGTGCTGATCAGAAGTACTTACAATGGCTTTTGTAACCACGCTAGTGATTAATTCAACTGAGGTAATTATTGGTATCTTCGACGACGTACTGGAAGTAACTGAGGTCGTTGTTGAAGTTGAAGATGTGCTGCTACTCGAAAGTCTTTGCATTAAAGTGGAAAAAGGGGAAGAAGTATGGCTATTGGCTGTGACGCTTCCGGGTGAGGACAGTGTCTTGATAGGTAAGGAAGTGGAGGGAATAGAAGAGGTCGAAGTAGTAGAAGTAGTAGTAGAGGAAGTAGTAGAAGACGTAGTAGAGGAAGATGTGGTAGATGTGGTAGATGTGGTAGATGTGGTAGATGTGGTAGATGTGGTAGATGTGGAAGATGTGGAAGATGTGGTAGATGTGGTAGATGATGTTGAGGTGGGTGCTGAAGAAGCAGTAGTAGAACTTGTTGTGGTTGACACAGAAGATAATGTTGTGGAACTAGTTACATCTGATGATGTTTTTTTTGCGGTTGAGGAGACTCTCTTCGATGATTGTGATTGAGAGGATGAAGATACATAGAGAGTGCTCGATCCATCTATAACAGAGGAGGATTCCACCGATGAAACTGATATCGCGGCATTAACATACACATTCATATACGATGATCCACCACACATTTGGTAGGGCCAGCCGGAGCATTTAGATTCACAGTTTGAATCTGTTGATTTTGTCAAGGAGTTCAAAAAGGTTACCGAATTACCGCAGTAACAATCCGATCCACCAAATAGTGCCACTACAGCTGATTCAGGACACTGGTTCTGGCAATAAGATACTGATTGATATATGTATGAGTTTTTGAGAGAGAGTCCACCAGACTGAACATCTTTAGCATTATAACAGCCTTCGTAATTAAAATCGGCACTAACTAGTCCTATCAGTGATTGGTATAGCAAACCTAAAAGTATAAATGAGATATAGTTGAACTTAAGAATTCCTCTATTTGTTAACGTTGAAAACCATACTCTTCGCATTTTATTATGTCTtcaggaaaaagaaaaaaaactatattGACATGAATTTCATGGAATGcacaaaaagaaacttcGCCTAATAATTCTCGAGGATTATCACCTAATTTCGTGGAAcaacaatagaaaaatatggCGATTGATCAAAACTTCTCTATAGCAAATAAtgtggaaagaaaaagggtTTATAACGAATGCAATTACTTTATTGAAATAGAAGTATAACAGTATCTAATACCTATGTGTGTTGTTTCCGGTGATGAAGTAAAACAAGGACCTTGATGTACGGTATACTTCTCGCCAAAGATCTTTCAAGATTGGTGCGGAGGCATAGTGacttttttataataaagaaaaaattctcgAGTGgctaaaaaaagaagttcgCCCGGATCTCAAAGGGGAGCAGGATGACGTAAAAAATCTTCagcttgaaaaaaaaatactttgcTGAAAACTGACAGGCTTGCGAAATTAGGTTCAAATAAATTGATAAAGGAGTCAAAATGACAAAGCTTTAGGAACTTAACTAACAAATCAGTAAACCTTTTCTTCCAGGACAATAAAGAACCGGTTCTTGGACAGGAAAGATAAATGTAGCCCATCTCAGTACTCCAAAATTTCATCAGTAAAACATTGCATTATCGCTgagaagataaaaaacATTAGTTTCTTGACTATTTCATCACTTGGATGGTCTTCCAATATTAAGATATGTGCCGGCCTAACAAAAGATTTCTGCTGTTCACTTTTGGACTTATCTGGCATACGCAAAATGCCGTTGgtaaaaattaaaattcCGTTCTGACAATCCAACCATAACCCAAAATTCAGTTTGTATTTTTGAGTTTCATTAAAGAGGTCTAATAGGCTTAGCGAGTTTCTATCAAGTAGTATCGTTGTGAATTCATCAATCGAGCTGCTGTGTGAGTGTTGGAACGTAAAATACTTCTGAGTCAGTTTCGTTACGAGCTCTCTTAAAACATCAGAAATGTTCAGATGAACGGTGGTATTTGGCTGAGTTAATTCTAACCATTGTTTCCACTTGACTAACATGTCATGAAAAACGAGCTCATTAAATGACTCAATTAGCTTCAACCAGTTCGCGTATATTTTACTGAAGTCTTTCCCCGGACGGAATTTTGTTAGAACGGTTTCAAAACGATTCAAATACTCTAAAACCAACTTGTAGGTTTTCGAGTTGGGTTTATCAAAGGAACAAATCCTGGGAATAATAGACATCCTCAACATTTGATTGTTATGGCATGAATCCAAAACATTGGTTACATTTACTAAGGTGGTATCACTATCACTCCGGTCATCTCTTACCTTATTCCTAACGAATTGGAAATAATGTACAAACTCCTTCTGAACCATGGAACTCAATTGGcaatctttgaatatttgcAATGGGTAATGACACTTTACAGAGTCTGGCAAATCTGTGACAAGATTGACTTGGTTTAaacaatataataaaaatgcGTAGTTTCTATGTTCTCTAAACATTGGTGGACAAACGTCCGACATAAACTCCTCCAATGGCAGATAATCAAGTCTCTCCTGTAGGTTTTGTATCTTTAAGTCCTGGAAATCGGTCAAACTTTCAGAGGACGACCCCCCCGATTGTAGTATTATACCCGCTAATCTCTTATCCTGGCTCATTAGATTACTCACTATctgctttcttcttctagattgtattttgttgataGTTCTTAACTCACCTTGATACAACCATGTAAAAATAGCCGCCCAACTTCTATTACCATGTTGTCATGAAATACGGAAGGGTATAGTTTCTTTCGTTGACAACAAAAACACCAGAATAGAAGGAGTACCCAATTTACCTCGTTTGTTTGCAAACAAATTACTTCTGATTGAATTTAATTGCTTATTAACTTACAACTTTTCTGCTTGAAATTCGCTCTGGGACTTCTTTATTCGCTTCTCCTTTACCACCAGAGCCTTTTAACTGTGGTCAAAAACCCGCTTCAGTGAAAAACATCGCCAAAAAATTTCCCAAAAC harbors:
- the INO4 gene encoding Ino4p (similar to Saccharomyces cerevisiae INO4 (YOL108C); ancestral locus Anc_3.75), which codes for MMTNDIKETQSIQPDASEIKELKEELANVRKRKRRTKKINKLTDGQIRINHVSSEKKRRELERAIFDELVTVVPDLQPQESRSELIIYLKSLSYLNWLYERNENIRKQIMAKRVARTSSNNSSTEEQQNDDISDLVPRELIWELGNEQNGQ
- the SMKI15G0560 gene encoding uncharacterized protein (similar to Saccharomyces cerevisiae YOL107W; ancestral locus Anc_3.76), giving the protein MQYSSRFLELNVPDSFLNINKIPDATKFITVMYICLTTTLFCIRRSLYNKLILEDPDVEYNLVTSPILQMVPLQIWKYPTSLVLSNFIDTKAWKVIVNLLNLIIGGSFIERNWNSSREMFKFIIVLGSLTNLLIILLTLILSLFSDKVRLDIPLDGNYTILIGFPIIYRQLLPETTIINLKTPRFLAKNFRFKLLPIFVMFTMTITQIIWFHHFAQLFSIWITFFASWSYLRFFQRLTPLNCPSLPTTNSRGVQETLIGDASDTFQLIYFFPDLIKPILRPIFDFIYDLVVVKFKIIKPFHDIDIDIGNSIAESRGAKKITTVEQRRRQLALEVLEERMVNP
- the WSC3 gene encoding Wsc3p (similar to Saccharomyces cerevisiae WSC2 (YNL283C) and WSC3 (YOL105C); ancestral locus Anc_3.78), producing MRRVWFSTLTNRGILKFNYISFILLGLLYQSLIGLVSADFNYEGCYNAKDVQSGGLSLKNSYIYQSVSYCQNQCPESAVVALFGGSDCYCGNSVTFLNSLTKSTDSNCESKCSGWPYQMCGGSSYMNVYVNAAISVSSVESSSVIDGSSTLYVSSSSQSQSSKRVSSTAKKTSSDVTSSTTLSSVSTTTSSTTASSAPTSTSSTTSTTSSTSSTSTTSTTSTTSTTSTTSTTSSSTTSSTTSSTTTSTTSTSSIPSTSLPIKTLSSPGSVTANSHTSSPFSTLMQRLSSSSTSSTSTTTSVTSSTSSKIPIITSVELITSVVTKAIVSTSDQHQETIFVTKTSVVEKTSAVATAASLDNKSSSNSKRRLSGGAIAGIVIGVVFGVTFIILVLLFLIWRRRKSEDILDLEETKHYQPYSFGDEDANPIRPPPSSATTNWMRHSRGNTAGSIGTSNMYGLPMSNGANYSSPSSNASGSIINNLAGLQDATVQKQNLPSTVFEEANSLNSVNERFSANSLPDMMMSGPLQVVNPDNPEISSTVSNNRA
- the NDJ1 gene encoding Ndj1p (similar to Saccharomyces cerevisiae NDJ1 (YOL104C); ancestral locus Anc_3.82), which translates into the protein MSQDKRLAGIILQSGGSSSESLTDFQDLKIQNLQERLDYLPLEEFMSDVCPPMFREHRNYAFLLYCLNQVNLVTDLPDSVKCHYPLQIFKDCQLSSMVQKEFVHYFQFVRNKVRDDRSDSDTTLVNVTNVLDSCHNNQMLRMSIIPRICSFDKPNSKTYKLVLEYLNRFETVLTKFRPGKDFSKIYANWLKLIESFNELVFHDMLVKWKQWLELTQPNTTVHLNISDVLRELVTKLTQKYFTFQHSHSSSIDEFTTILLDRNSLSLLDLFNETQKYKLNFGLWLDCQNGILIFTNGILRMPDKSKSEQQKSFVRPAHILILEDHPSDEIVKKLMFFIFSAIMQCFTDEILEY